The Solibacillus daqui genome has a segment encoding these proteins:
- a CDS encoding transporter substrate-binding domain-containing protein: MKFKQIVKLATISIAASALLAACGNDTESGSASSSTESKDGVTVVKVAYDQAGKPMTYLDENGNPTGYDVEVMKLVDEALPDYEFEYVGTTNDDLLIGVEQGKYHAGVKNAFWTEERTQKYIFPKEFLGLSSAGLVLKKENEHIKNLSDFASAGYTLAPIAANNAQYTVIAEYNEANPDNPVKLQAGEEFTVDVVQWVNEGRVDGGVQIEGSFTGQVLTEGGPYYNLKDEVVYNEFAVIKTWPLFNKKQQEFADAYDKAITEIKKTDALKELSKEFYGKDLFEVLDSVNR, from the coding sequence ATGAAATTCAAGCAAATTGTGAAATTAGCAACAATTAGTATTGCAGCTTCAGCATTATTAGCTGCATGCGGTAATGATACAGAATCGGGTTCAGCTTCATCATCAACAGAAAGTAAAGATGGCGTAACAGTTGTCAAAGTTGCTTATGACCAGGCAGGCAAGCCAATGACGTATTTAGACGAAAACGGTAATCCGACAGGCTACGATGTCGAAGTAATGAAGCTAGTGGACGAGGCATTACCAGACTATGAATTTGAATATGTTGGTACAACTAATGATGATTTATTAATCGGCGTGGAGCAAGGCAAATATCACGCAGGTGTTAAAAATGCTTTCTGGACAGAAGAACGCACACAAAAATATATTTTCCCTAAAGAATTTTTAGGGTTAAGTAGTGCTGGCTTAGTATTGAAAAAAGAAAATGAACATATTAAAAATTTAAGTGATTTCGCATCAGCAGGCTATACGCTAGCACCAATCGCGGCGAATAACGCACAGTATACTGTAATCGCAGAATACAACGAAGCAAACCCAGACAATCCAGTAAAATTACAAGCGGGTGAAGAATTTACAGTGGATGTTGTGCAATGGGTAAATGAAGGTCGTGTAGATGGTGGCGTTCAAATCGAAGGTTCATTCACAGGTCAAGTATTAACAGAGGGTGGCCCATACTACAACTTAAAAGATGAAGTCGTTTATAACGAATTTGCCGTTATTAAAACATGGCCGCTATTCAACAAAAAGCAGCAAGAATTTGCAGATGCCTATGACAAAGCAATCACAGAAATTAAAAAGACGGACGCTTTAAAAGAATTAAGTAAAGAATTTTATGGTAAAGACTTATTCGAAGTATTAGATTCAGTAAATCGCTAA
- a CDS encoding amino acid ABC transporter permease — MEKYFDLSYIWSALPNLLPYLWITLYIAALSVICGTLFGLVLAAAKLSTNKWFCRLANGYTTIIRCTPSIVLLFLVYYGIPAFSEGLLGIYLQNVPTGVFVVVTFSLQFAAMMSEVIRSSYLAIDRGQFEAAVSVGLTPLQAYRRIIFPQALVVALPNFGNGLISVLQEGALAYTIGFIDIVGKANLIIANNYGTHTLEIFIALAVIYWVLSISIEKIFALLEKAFSKGKQPIKTT; from the coding sequence ATGGAAAAGTATTTTGATTTGTCATACATTTGGTCGGCATTGCCGAATTTATTACCGTACTTATGGATTACATTATATATCGCAGCCCTTTCAGTAATATGCGGAACTCTATTTGGCTTAGTGCTTGCAGCGGCGAAGTTAAGTACTAATAAATGGTTTTGTAGGCTCGCGAATGGCTATACGACGATTATTCGTTGTACGCCATCCATCGTTTTATTATTTTTAGTGTATTACGGAATCCCAGCGTTTTCAGAAGGGCTATTAGGTATTTACTTGCAAAATGTTCCGACTGGAGTCTTTGTTGTTGTGACGTTTAGCTTACAGTTTGCAGCGATGATGTCAGAAGTCATTCGTTCGTCGTATTTAGCGATTGATCGAGGACAATTTGAAGCGGCAGTAAGTGTTGGTTTAACTCCTCTTCAAGCATATCGTCGCATTATTTTCCCGCAAGCTTTAGTCGTTGCATTGCCGAATTTTGGGAATGGCTTAATTTCGGTACTTCAGGAAGGCGCACTTGCTTATACAATAGGTTTTATTGATATTGTGGGCAAGGCAAATTTAATTATTGCGAATAACTATGGTACACATACACTAGAAATCTTTATCGCTTTAGCGGTGATTTATTGGGTGTTATCGATCTCAATTGAAAAGATCTTCGCACTCTTAGAAAAAGCGTTTAGTAAAGGAAAACAACCAATTAAAACGACGTAG
- a CDS encoding amino acid ABC transporter permease: MDIINWQFLFDTFFVALSGVPVALLVTVVSLFIAVPLGFLLALARVYEVPVINFFAKIYISFVRGTPVIIQIFVLYATIPLLLKGLFEKYNIDYPIYEVNPLWYAFIIFSFNTAAILIEVFRSALQTVPKGQLEAAQSVGLTATQAYRRIIIPQALVAAMPNLCTATINLIKATSLGYAISLQEITLKAKVEANLGYNYLEAYIDIFIVYLMVCMTVEYLFKWSEKRLSRYKVATV; the protein is encoded by the coding sequence ATGGACATTATAAACTGGCAATTTTTATTTGATACTTTTTTTGTTGCATTAAGTGGTGTGCCGGTCGCGTTACTCGTAACGGTTGTTTCACTTTTTATTGCGGTTCCACTCGGCTTTTTGTTAGCGCTAGCACGTGTATATGAGGTGCCAGTCATTAATTTCTTCGCAAAAATCTATATATCATTTGTGCGTGGGACACCAGTAATTATTCAAATTTTCGTGCTGTATGCAACGATTCCGCTTTTACTGAAGGGTCTATTTGAGAAATATAATATTGATTATCCGATTTATGAAGTGAATCCACTTTGGTATGCGTTTATTATTTTCTCATTCAATACAGCTGCTATTTTAATAGAAGTATTCCGTTCGGCGCTACAAACGGTTCCAAAAGGGCAGCTTGAGGCGGCACAATCGGTTGGCTTAACGGCAACACAAGCATATCGCCGTATTATTATTCCACAGGCGCTTGTTGCTGCAATGCCAAATCTTTGTACAGCGACGATAAATTTAATAAAAGCTACGTCGCTCGGTTATGCGATTTCATTGCAAGAAATTACGTTAAAGGCAAAGGTAGAGGCAAATTTGGGTTACAACTATTTAGAGGCATATATTGATATTTTCATAGTCTACTTAATGGTTTGTATGACAGTTGAATATTTATTTAAATGGTCTGAAAAACGTTTAAGCCGTTACAAGGTGGCTACGGTATAA